In Rhodamnia argentea isolate NSW1041297 chromosome 1, ASM2092103v1, whole genome shotgun sequence, the genomic window TTTGCTGACAATTCTTTTCGTTTTCGGTAGCGGCACTGAGTTAACCCACTCATAAGATGTCATTgtcatgaaaataaatttatcccacGTTCATAGCATGTAAATGATGccgcaaaaaaagaaaaaatagtagCACGGGCAGGTGACACCTAGTTGATAGTCTTGCAAAgctatttttaccttttttgagTATAGATATATGCATCACAGCAAAAATATAAGACCCATTAACATCAAAGCTAGCCTTCATTTTCTCCCTTACTAAATGATATCCAATGGCAAAAGAGCACCTAGAGTCTTAGTATTTATAttcggcgctcactttagtgtcgatatttttttggatcattgaagtgtcaaatcagagaaaaaacgatcacttaattGCCAATTACGACAAAAaatatcacttaagtgtcaattccgaccaaacaatacacgtgatttttttattaatttgttaatattATTTGGAATTATTCAAAAAAGTATGTCCACATGGCATTcacatggcaatttttcttttaaaattcagtccATGTGGATGCCATAAGGGCTTtcaaactaaaaattaagttcctttttttaaaaaattaaaagtaaacagtaaaataactttaaaaaaaattgcaaatgcaGCAACGAGGGCTGCaacgttaaatttttttatttttttcatattttagtttatttttaatttttttaatattacgtggattttttttattggtttttaatatatatttttttggctgACTAGGATGCTTCGGCGAGCCACGTATGCTTTCCAGCGACGCTCATCGGAGTTGAcattgaaataaccgtttttcaagaaaattgacacttaaataataataaaaatatattgacactaaaatgaacgttgcacataaatattgacactctatGTGTCATTTTGCCAATATCTAATAGATATTAGAAGCCCTTGAAGCAAGATTTGTAATGTTTCTAATTTGCTAGACATTAATTACGAGTAAAATTATATTAGTCTCCTCAATTACTTGCTTCCATGCTTTAAACTCAGGCCAAAGTCCACCCTTACGCACGAGGGGAAATGTTAGGGCATTTAAATATTAAAGATGATTTCGTCtaatagtttaaatttttagaacagtcGGGTCTCAGTCCCACAAAATCAAACAGCGTTCCCCTCGTGTTCCTCGAGCCAAAGACAAATGAATTCCAACTTTTGCTGCTTTTCTTCGTGCCTTTTGATACCCATGATGTTGTATCGCTTGACCGATGGTCcctctctgaaaaaaaaaagcaataagtACGATCATTTAGGGAGCAGTTGAGAGATGCGTGAGCAAAGCTTTTACAACAGTCGGTCGCAGTCCCCGCAAAAACGAGCTATGTTTCCCACACGTTTCCTCGAGCCAAAGGCATTACATGTTATTGAATCTATACATTCTTTATTGTCATTTGGGTAATCcgagagaattaaaaaaaaaaaaagataattgctCCTAATGGGCTTTTACTTCTGGACAATTGTTTATTGCTGATGGAAGGAATGGCATGCAAAGATAGATGCTTAAAGGGCTTCGCATGTGACGTTGATTTCTGATCACGTGATAATGTGAACTTCCGTTCACGCTGCCTTTGATAACAAAAGTGCGTCGGTTGCGCTGGGGTATTTGTATGGATAGGGTAAGACAGGATTGGATAGGGGTGTGAATGAAAGGGGACATGAGTTCTTATacgaaaaattgtccaaaaaatcatgaacctattgcactttagctaattcaatccaaaaaATCATGAACCTATTGCACCCGGTGCTGGCTGTCAACAAATcttaataatattgtaatttttttttgaatttttttttatgttttcttatctttttccttttttccccttaaagTGGTGGATGCCCGCTCCTCCAAATGGGTGAGGGCATTGTGGCCTTTGCCGATAGCCAGCGAGGGCCTGATGACCCTCTCCCAATGGCCTATGAGGCTCGGTTAGTGTCCAACGAGTAAGTAATTGTAGAAGTGAAATAAGTTGAAAAAATAAgggcaaaaaaaattcaaacaaatattaaaatagtatAAAGATGATATCCACGCCAGCTaattttgctcaaaattggtcggatgagtcgattggtaaaatatgaaaaaaaaattatggctcaattgacaaaattaaaaggtttaagacttaattggttaaagtgtaataggtttaaaactttttggtcTAGTTTTTTCCCAGCCATCAAGTCCCAAAGAAGAGTCATTTGTCCCTAATGGcacgaatgataaccattctatttctttgttttttcatttttcagtacTTGAGAACAAGTTTAGAACAAAAATCCGTTAGGTAaagtaatttcattttcctattttcgagaCAAATTTTTAATCCGGATATAAacttgaaacaaaaataaaaagtacaaaattttttacttttctatttttgttctcATGGCCTTGTATTGTATACCAACCGCATCGCACACTCccctagggtttttttttagcCGAACTTAAATTGTGCGCATCGATTAGACACGCACTTATTGGTTTGGTATTTTATGTTCTAGTCGTGATTTCTTTGTTATAATCGAGAAGATAACATGTAGTCGAAGAATATTTTTCTACACTTTTTTGGCCTTCACGATACCCACCAAATCAAGCAAGGGGATAGCTTGTGTAGTTTCTGGATTTCGGAACACACCTCAGAGAATGTGGAGAGAACAAGTGGAGAAGGAAAGACTAAACTTGTTTAAGACGAGACAGAGATCTTACCTTCTCCATTCGTTCTCTTCTCGCACATTCTCTAACGTGTTGTTCAGAAATTCAAAGACTACGCAAGCTATCCCCTCAGCTTCGTTGGGCATGTATCgtgaaagggaaaaacaaaaaaaaacgtgtAGAAAATTACACGTCAATTAGCAGGTTATCTCTTTGATTATAACAAAGAAATCGCGGGTGAAACATAAAATCCCGGTGAGCGCGTGTTTAGACATGTTGGGCGGTGCAGAAGAATGCTGCGATGCGCGTGAAACAGCTTGTGATGCAAGGTGGGCAGCATTCCTAATGAGCTCAAAGAGAATGTTTTGGGGGGCACCGTGTTGTTCAGATGATTAACCAGGGGAGGGAGACATGTTCCATTGTATCATTATGTCTCCAATCCTCttgagaagttttttttttttggtccaaatcctCTTGAGAAGtttagattgcattttttttgcgaaatattaCGTGCAAGCATTACAAACGGTATGGATGTGGGTGAACTTACTTCTAGATCATCGAAGTGGGGCAAGTCAAGTTCCTCTAAATTTGTAAGTAGCGGCGATTACGAACACAAGTACTGCTTCGCCTTTTCCTTCTAATTAGATCCATGTATTCAAGTTGGTTCtacttttacaaattttatgatCAGGTCCGTCCATCCAATTCTATATCCGACCAATTCGGCGTAAGGtggataaaatttttctaatgtaGACATTCTTCTAGACGCATGAATTGGCTAATTTTTATCCATGTCGTACATGTGTCCGCATAGGCATCCGTATATTTTCTCTGCATTGGCAACATTAACTGGATTTAGCCGAATTTAGCGTCAgagaaatttgattaaaaaatttgTTAAGGTAGAATGTAGTGCAAGTCTAGGGAATAGTTTAGGAAAGGTGTAAATATACAAGGCGGCCAAATatcgattttttccttttctaccaGTCGGTATGTCTTTCTATAATCTCGTACGTAACAAGCCTATCAAACAATCAACGGGCTTTCAGTCAAAATCAAATTCCAATAATAACTCTTAACAAATGATTTGTAATTATCCCAATGGAAAATATATTCACACACAAAGTAATTATACCAATCCATGCTTCATATGAACGTATACAAGTTCTGTATAAtgtgtttttctattttgtaaTTTCCAACATGAACGTCCCTTGGACAAACAGTAGACTAAACGTTCCTAGATTGAAGAACTAAAAAGCATCGAGAACGAGCCGAGTTAATAACATAATATACGCAACAATATAACGTTTGTTGTaactagaaaatataaataaagaaaaataactttgggGAGGCGATAACTTCAATAATAACAAGCAAGTCACTGAGTAAAAGATGGTACAATGACAAACCAAATTTGAACTTGAACAATTGCAATAATATAGTAACGGAATTAAGTAcggctaattggtgattagcTCTTACTAATGAAGCTAAGCAACTTAACGAACTATGCATACAACATCCAGGAACCTGTTTGAATTAGCACTATGCACCGGACTCATTCGACCACTTTTCGACACCAGAACACTTAGAGAACCCCTATAGATAAAACTAGAGGAGTATCTCGAAGAGTCCTTCTATTTGAACTAAAAAGACATGTCTATTTATAGACAAGGAAAACAgctacaaaaaattcaaaggacATGAACTCAAGAGCTATGTCGATTATGCTTATATTCGTTGAGCCGTTAACCCTTAATAATAACCATATTAAAGTCAGAGATTGCAGCAGAACAAAGAGTCAGTTGAGTCATTAACCCATAATTGTTGCAACATTTAGGACATTGATCCGAAGAGACATAACTTCTGAATGAGTGAGAGATGTGAATTGAAGAGACGTCTTACTAATGCCGAGCAATTAATAGCTTATAATTACCAACATTTAGCTGCATTTATCTTGGTTATCTCACTCTGGCTGAGAGTGATATTATGTGCAATCCGTGCAGCCTCCTCTTTCAGAACGTGAATGCGCCTCATTACATCTGGACGAGAAATTTTTGGATGGCCTCAAATTAGTGGAAAGGCGGCATAAAAACGACCACAGAAAATTTCTCATCCTGATCCAAGGCTGCGATGGTCCGAGCAAGGGCCCAGCCATCATCACCGGctactttaagaaaaaaaaaataaagaaaaaataatgataaaataaaaacaaatcaataaattagaagctgccccttcttcttcttttgagtcGGTGATATTTGAATATGTTAATCCCTTGCATATGAACTAAGGGCCTCATTGCTCGGCCCAAATCCTTTTGGGTCAATTTAGAACATGTTGCAACAAATATTAGAGGGATATTGCAATTTGCAAAGCAGAATGTCTGGTTCAGCTACACAACCCAATTTTCGTCCTTCAACGAGTAGACCCGTTAGACCCCCCATTCACAATTAGAAATGCAAAAGCCCCATTCACAATGAAAgttattttcatcaaatttttttttttttttttttacagcagAACATCGGTAATGTCGGGAACAAGGATAATCAGGAAACTCGAGTGATTAGGTCACTCAAATGGCTACAAGTAATTTGGACCGAGGAAGTTGCTTGACGACGATATAGTTAGAGAGAGATGAATTACTCAAGGAATTTATTGTTCCTTGTGGAAACTACATACATTTCTTGCTTATTGCAGCAGAAACAAAGAAGAGGCAATGAGGCGGAAACGCACAAGTAAACAACAGAAGGCTACCGAGGCTCATCTTCGAGAAAAGCACATACTCTTAACCtgtcaaaaaaggaaaaccgacATCACTTGACTATGGATTGATTCATGACAACTAGTGTAAAATCGTAGATTTCTCATTTTTACACTAGAGTTTAAAAGTTGGGGCCAGTTACAACAGCCGGTGTGGCCGCAGGAGGGTCTACAACCCTTTACAGACATGATTACAACGCACATGCATGAACTCGGAATTCATCAAAACATGCATTTAACTGTGGGGACGGTCTGGCAAACAAGTCTGTTGTGCAACTTTCTACCGTGGCATACAAGATACATACCGCACGGATTATCGTTTACAGAAGCTCTACTACTAGTGCAGATGCACCTCCTCCACCATTGCACACGCCACTAACACCGTGCTTCCCGTTTTTCTGCTTTAGCACCTGCAATACCATAGAAATTAGATTAAGAAAGGCGTAACACGTTGCCATACTAAAATCATTATGCTTGCAATTATGGCTTCAAAAAGAATGGAGTGGATAGGCTACGTCATGCAACAGTACTACAGCATGAGTTGGAGCAACGGAATGAATTAGAGCAGTACCCCCAAAAGAGTGGCTATGATACGAGCTCCACTGCAACCTAGCGGATGACCCAATGAGACAGCACCTCCGTGGACATTAATTTTCTCCTGTATACACGTATTGGGATGACAAATAACCAATCAGAACAAGAAGACAACAATGCCGTTCAAGTCAGGATGCAAATCACACTTCATAGTTACTAAGATATTCGCATGCCACAGAGAAACCTATAAGGCAATCACACATGCACTAGTGCTAGAGCACAACTCATGACTAAGTGGTTCAATTTACCGAGTTAATTCCCAGAAGTTTTTGATTTGCCAGAGCCACAACCTGCACATGGATTAAACCACAATAAGTTATCTCCTGGATTAATTTATTTCTTGAGCGAAAGATAAGCCCATAAACATACAGCaaaggcttcatttatttcataGTAGTCAACTTGCGAGGCCTCCAAGCCAGCATTTGCGATGGCTTTCGGAATTGCAAGGGCCGGAGCTGTTGTAAACAACTCTGGGGCCTGCaaaaattgagctcaaattagTGTCTAATAGCAGACTCCATTGGATATGCAGAACATGCAGTTTACAATTAAACGGATTCGGGTAAACCGTTCTTCCGGCAGCATGCAACTTATCTCCATTACCTGAGCAGCATCAGCGTACCCTGTGATCTTTGCAATCACCTGAAGCCCAAGCTCAAGTGCTTTATCACCACTAACTAACACAAGGGCTGCAGCACCATCACTGAAAGTTTACAGTATACATCTCAGTCCAATCTTTCATTTATGCAATAGCTAAAAATAAGCAGTCCAATGCCTAGGATATGTCTATAGCCTAAAACATCAGGCTGTTCATAGAAAGATGTGGCAAATGCCCTAGAGCCTAAAGTTGTGACATTGATATCATGCAAATAGTAGACTTATCATGCAGAAACCTGCATGAAAATTCTCTCAAGCAATTCTATATCAATGCTGGAATTGGTGTCTGGTGCGATGCACATAAGGCGTTGAACAGTAGTAGCAAGTTAGGTTATAAGGCAGACTAAGACACACAAGACAGAACATCCTAAATGAATAATCAGCAATTTCTGGACCGCAGTGTCAAATTGTCATGTACCAGACCTTATGCTAGAGGCATTCCCTGCAGTAACACTGCCTCCACTCTCCTTGAAACTTGGACGGAGCTTTCTCAGCTTTGCAGGATCAAACTGAAAGAATACATATTCATGTCAGTTCTTGTACATAGTCAAAACATCGGGTGGTTGTATTTATGGATCTTTATGAGTTCCATTTGTACTTATGAACACTTAAGTACTGACTTTTATTAAATAGAAACAGAGTAGTGAAAGGCAAAACTATCTCCAAAGATGCATATTAATCCAGTCAATTTCTAAGATAGATAATATTCCCGCATTACCGATTTGTCAATGGTCTCTACAGTTATGGGTTACCTTTCCAAGACCTTCATCCTTGTCAATAactgttgatggttttcccctTCCTCCAGAAACTTCAACCTGCATGATTCCAGGTCAACATTATGAAGGATGCGTAAAAATATCATACAGCTAGCATTAGTCATCAGGAACTATATGTCCCACCGGCACAATTTCCCATGCAAAAGCACCACAGTCTTGGGCAGCAATTCCCCGCTCAAAGCTCTGAATAGCATAGTTATCCTGCATAATCAAAGAGAATAACTCAATAAAAGAATCAAATTGTTTCACGCTTGTGAAAAACAGCGACTCACAATTGTATCTGAAGTACAAAAGAGGCTGAGTATACCAGCTTAAGAAAATAAGACACGAAGCATCTAGCTCTAGATCCATTAAGACATGTGGTGTCATTGGTTTCACTGTTTCTATTAAGCTCAACTTGAAAAATGCAATAGTATTTAGTTTGATGAGGCCCTCAGGCCAGTGGTCGTCCAGTGAACGAGAAATGAACAATGGCAAGAGGGAGGAGGGCTGGGTCATTGTTACCTGCTCTTCCCTTGTTATGGAGTGCTGTTCTGCACATATTTCAGCACATACTCCCATTCCATAATCATTGTAGACATCCCAAAGACCATCCTTTAACATTCCGTCTACAAGTGAATCATGCCCAAGTCTAGACCCCTTCCTGCAGAAAAGCAAGTCACTTTTGAGTTTATCTTGTGCTGTTCACATTGTTTTCCGGTGGAGCTTAAGTGGCAAGGTCATGGAATTGCAAATCTTAATTGGAGCATGCTTAAACAGTAAAATATATTGGGAGGCATCAAGCAAATCCACAAGGAGTGAACAGGGGCATTCTTCTACCATGTACATAATGGTAAAGAAAGATAATTTTGGGATGACTAACCTTGCCTCGGCAAGATATTTAGGCACATTAGACATGCTTTCCATGCCACCTGCCACAACAACCTCATTGATGCCCAGCTGGATGCTTTGTGCGGCAAGCATAGTTGCTGtgaaaaaagagagacaaaaaagCTTATGGCAGGTGTTTCACAAGCATCAAATGATAAAAGGCTCACTCATTAGTGAGAAATAAAGCTCATCTAAAGTTGAGGAGAGAACCTTTCATTCCGGATGCACAAACTTTGTTGACGGTAGTACAGACCACTGAATTCGGTATTCCAGCTCCTAATGCAGCTTGTCTAGCAGGAGCTTGCCCCAAGTTTGCACAGAGAACATTGCCAAAGAAAACCTCTTGTACTGATGATGGGTCCAAATTCGCCCTTTTCAGAGccccttcaatttcaacaaaataaataattagtgacatgaagaaaaaaaatttaaagcgcTTAGAAGTAGTACACTTGGGAATACACATGGGAATGCCTAGAAGAAATGCTGCATCTTTACCTTCAATAGCTATAGAACCAAGCTTGGTGGCTGGCAAAGATGAAAGAGTACCGAGAAACCCACCCATTGGCGTTCGTGCAACACCGACAATGCAAACATCTGTATATGGTGACAAAGACGGATAGTTAGGTTAGTAACCATAAAAATctcattgtttttgttttatccAGGTCTTGACATATACCTGACATGCTTTGCCAACATACGTaccattcaaaatttcaaacatattaTGTTATTTAAGGGATCTCTGCAAAATTACATCTCCTTAACAATGTTTGTATTTTCAATTACttgatgaaagaaataaaagattgGATGAAAGTGCGATTGCTTCAGGGATCGCTGTAAAAGTACATCTCTCAGGTAGAGTTCACAAATCATTTTATAAGAGTAAAAATTTGATGGATACTTATTGCAGATGATGAATTCAAATCGGTGCTAGGCATCAGGTCAAGAACATCTCAAATGTCAGTTAGGAACTGGATTGAATCAGAAGCAATGACATCCACTTTCCTAAATGAAAATATTGGCACATATAAATTTCTTACGTGTTTCAGAAAGGAATGATGCATATGAAACAGGACAAACTAATGGAACAGTGGTCAAACTCGATGTTCTTATCTGTCAACTAAGCCGAAAAAATCACAGAGACAGGGCCATCGTCGAGAACTTCTCAAGTACAAGACGATTTCTTTAGGATatcagaaaataaatttaagttAACGAGGAACAAAATGTCAATAGGACAATCTGGTGTGACAGCGTGAGGAAGACAGAAGATCTAATCAAGTTTGAGCATGATCATCACCTCTTGGCTTGATACAATCTGAAGAAGCTGTAGACGCAGCTGGAGCCATGGATTCGGTTTGTGAAGATCTGCAGTATGAACGAATGGTCACTCAAATTCGGCCAAGAACGAGCCCAATCATTTTCGCTGGCCCCCGGAATTCGGGAGGCGTGTCGCATGTTGAGTGAGCAGTTTTACCGTGTCGTAACCTCACTAACCAAACCATCTACACACGCAACGTCTCACATCGGATGCTGTAATCATCTCATCGAACGCCTTACACTAAGAAATGCAATACGAGCAAGTAAAGCGACAGTACTCTAACCGAAAGACAGACTCCGACGAAATCGGCTTGTTCTCCCGATCGTTTCCTCGTCGACTGAGTGGAGCGCGACGGAAGAGAAACAGGAAATTCGCATCAGAAACGATACGCGCACCCGCAGATCCAACGTTAAAAACTAAGCACGCGCGCCGAAAACGACAGACTCCGGCGCTGTTCCGAGGAATCTCTTAGCTCAACAGAGGAATCAGAGAAAAGGAACTATGAACAcaaaagtgatccgattgacgAAAACGCCGATTCCCACTACTGAAGGAGGATTCAAGATGGATGataatgaagatgatgatggtgaagacgaagatgatgatgCGTGATCGACCAAACAGAGCGAAGAGAGGCTTCTTACCTGTCTAGCTTGGCGCAAGCTTTGTGCTCTGCGAGATcgagcacgagagagagagagagattgtaggCTCAGGAAGAAATGAAGTGGACAGCGCCCTTAAATAGAGAGACGGagagaaagagcaagaagagcaagaagagctcgaaATTACCGAATTACCTGgattattcaattttttgactCATTACTGGGGGCTTTACTGTAATTTTGTTGTACTTCCTTTGAtaaggatttcttttttttttggtctgattGATAAAGATTTGATTATCGTATATATTTGATAAGTAACTATAGAGTATAGAGTGCCTTTCCTTTGTTTCCGAGGAAAACTccgtgctaaaaaaaatatgctttttgaaaaattattttttagaaaaatgattaattttcttttgtttgatgatATGTGACTGAAAATGCTTTCTGGTATTTGATCTCGTTCGAAACATatttcaatctcataattttatttgaggcaaaaaaaaattaaaaattaaaattatatttcattctCCTTTCCctattttcttgtctttcttccttcttcctccatagCAATGTCCTCCATCGCGATCG contains:
- the LOC115754570 gene encoding acetyl-CoA acetyltransferase, cytosolic 1 yields the protein MAPAASTASSDCIKPRDVCIVGVARTPMGGFLGTLSSLPATKLGSIAIEGALKRANLDPSSVQEVFFGNVLCANLGQAPARQAALGAGIPNSVVCTTVNKVCASGMKATMLAAQSIQLGINEVVVAGGMESMSNVPKYLAEARKGSRLGHDSLVDGMLKDGLWDVYNDYGMGVCAEICAEQHSITREEQDNYAIQSFERGIAAQDCGAFAWEIVPVEVSGGRGKPSTVIDKDEGLGKFDPAKLRKLRPSFKESGGSVTAGNASSISDGAAALVLVSGDKALELGLQVIAKITGYADAAQAPELFTTAPALAIPKAIANAGLEASQVDYYEINEAFAVVALANQKLLGINSEKINVHGGAVSLGHPLGCSGARIIATLLGVLKQKNGKHGVSGVCNGGGGASALVVELL